Genomic window (Balearica regulorum gibbericeps isolate bBalReg1 chromosome Z, bBalReg1.pri, whole genome shotgun sequence):
TAATCTGAATAAAACTCACTCTTGCAAACCAAGCAGTGTAGTATTCACCGTCTTGCTGAGTCTGGTATTCCTGGAAGAAAAGACCTCTGGAATGAAGAGGTATTTAAGGAGAATTTTGTTTTAGACATTCAGCTTAATTCCTACTTTTGTGTAAGatcttttaacctttttttatCAGTTCTAGAACATAGCCAATAGATTATCCGACTGACAAATCCTACTCTATTCCTATGCTTTTTAGGCACAAACTCTGCCTTTAAGTCATGTAACACAGGGCTGAAGACTGactcatctttttaaaaataagaattggTTTAGGTGAGTCATTAGTTGGAgctcaaataaagaaaatccaCAAATTCACTACCAGTAACTCCTGTCTCCTTATTCCATAGGGAACATAAGTCTAAATTCAACTTTAAGTGCATGGATAAATCTTTCAAGCTCATTGTTTTCTGTGCGGAGAGGCTAATTTGCTCCAGCTGAGCCCAGTGCTCACACACTTCACTCTAAGGACAGACACCTGTGGCACATCTTTTGCATGGAAAAACGTGCCAGCCACTTGCTAGCTACTGGCTGGGTTATATACACCTTGTCAAAGTGATGTATTTCATTTAAGATGTATAGACCCAAAATTACACagcccagaggaaaaaagaaagcagtcaTTTTATTCATTTGACACATGCTGTCTTGAGGAGAGTTCAATTTGTGACAGTAGTTAATCatccacaaacaaaaatacagttttaaaaagtaactCGTTTGTTCCTTGCAGCAGAGGATTAACACATGGTGAACTGGATCACTGGTACAAAATGCATGCTCTACGGAAGCAATCACATTTCTAttgcatatttttcagaaaactttatCACTTTAACTTTCATTGTCTTTGTACCTCGGAGACAACTATTACATAGAAAGGTCTGTCTCCTTTCTCAGCCATCTTTTGAAATGACTGGATAGCAGTTCTTTATTTGAGGGCACCCTGTTTTTCCTGACAGTGTTGCATCCAGCTAGGACGGATGAATTCCACCTGGCCACGGGCCTGAACCACAATTGCCGAACGCAAACTCCGTGTCGCTGATACCACGTAACTGCAGAGATCCCCTCGGTTCGCCTGAGAGGAGGGGCTCCTCCTTTTCTATTTGGAGGTTACGATTGTTGCCTGGCGAACGGCACTGAAATAACCCGCTGCGCCCACGGGGACGCAGCGTCGGGGCACAGTTGTGCCCTGCAGCACGCTTGCCCTGGGTCTTTGCGCAGCACCTGCCACGTACCCTGCGAcacctttcccttctccccagctgcaggaggttCGCCAGCCTTCTTCcaccctgctccttccacgcaGGCCATGGCTGAAGGCGTACAGTTGCCCACGCGGAGGCAGATACCACAGCAATCTCCACAATGAAACAGGGCCTACCCAAAAATCCTGTGTCAGCATGTTGGATAGATCCCTGGCTTTTACATGCTGTGTATACCTACTATGTGTATGTGCTGTGGACGTATAATGTGTGCTGGACAGCGTGCGTGTAATGTTTGCAATCGTTTGCAATGCCCTTGCACTCTGGGGAGCCATATGAAAATCCGGCTTTTAAGGCGCTGTCCCCAAAATTGCAGGCTGCGTTTCGAGGGCAAAGCTACGGCCTCTCATCTCCTGCCCCAACCACCCCCCGAggtccccctcctccccccccccgccgtctCCCACCTCTGTGCGGCGGAAGGGGCCCGGCACACAGCTGGGCCACACCGCGACGCTCGGCCCGGCCCAGCCAGGCCTCACAGAGCCGGagcggggccgcgccgcgctCTTGGCCCAGGCCGCAAGGGGCGGTCCGGGGCCGGCGCCTCTCGTTCAGGCGCAGGCGCCACCGTGAGCCCGCGGCGGAGCGCTGCCTGCGCGGGAACAGCGGCTCCATGCGCTGCCAGGTAGGTGTAAACCTGCCCGCGCCCCTGAGTGAGCGGGCCCCGGCTAGAAGCGTAGGCGGGTGCCGAGGAGGGCGGCGGGGCTCCCTTAGCCACTCTCCCCGGCAGGCAGAGGCGCCGGGCGGGCGAGGCCTGGACGGCGGGAGCGGGACTCGGATCCGCGCTGATTTaccttccctgcccccccccccttccctgctctcctggcagcCGCGATAGGGCTTATCGGCAttaaaccaaacccaaacaaaaaccaaaaaacaaaccccaacaaaacagagaaagctTTTCCTCACGCTGTTTTGGTTTCGGTTGGTTGTTTTGGTATTTTCGCAGAAGTTAATGTGCAGTAGccgttggggttttttttcagtaggcCCAGCTCCCCTGACCGGCGTTTGTTCCCCGAGCAGGTCTCGGTGCTGTATTTCGCCAGGAGCGCGGAGCTGGTGGGGCTGCGCAGCGAGACCCTCTCGGTGCCACGGCGGATCACCTCGCTGCAGCTCTGGGAGGAGATCGTCAAGGTTCACCCAAGGTATTCGGGAAAGTTACTGCTGAGGTGCACAAAGTTTAAcgtgcttggggttttttggtgaaGACAGATTCAGCATTTAGAGTTGAGCTGGATCATGTATCGGTACTTTGGTACCATAAAACCACTGGCATTACGTTGTTCTTGTAACCTGCAacaagtgttttgtgtttttgccACTTGGAAATGCTGTAGTTTTATGTAGACACAAGGAAAGACTGAGTCCAATAAGCGCACCCAAAAGTTTAGCCTGAGGGGGTACTTTAAGGCATGCAGCCCATTGTCCAGGAGGGCAGTGGTGCTGTAACTCTACTTGCTGCACATGAAAACTGAGCTGTGTTACTCACCTGTGGAGAAGGTGAGATGACTCAAGGAGGGACCAAGCACAGCCAGGGCAATAAATAAATTCATGATAAGGTGCAGGTGTACTGTTAACCGTTGGTCTGAGCTAACAGCACACTCTGGAAGGAAGGTCAGGAAGAGAACTGAAGCCCTGTCACAGGTGTCCAGCCACTCAACCCTTGCATAGGAAATAGGCTTAGCCACTTTCAACCTcctctgcttggaaaaaaaacaaccctgttGGTTGCATTTCACAGGGAGTCTGGTCCTGAGCGAGTGCTAGCTGTGTGCTGTAAGGACAGCGCTGGTGCTCTTTGGAGGTGTCAGCAGAAGTGCCCCCTCAGGTTAAGGCTGAGGGAATGTGCTCAGTCCTGTCAGGAATGAGCCTCAtagacaccaccaccaccgttTTCAAGGggggagtaaaaaaaaaaaaaaagtaaggtaTAACAGAGGTTGAGGTCCTCAGGATTTACTGTTGAATGCACTGGAATTTCCATAACTTTAGACTTAGGTGCCGAAGTCTTCCTTTAGGTACCACCCTTTTTTATTACATCTACTGTCAAAGGCCATGAAAAAAACTCTAACTACTTAGTAATGGCATCTGTTTCCAAATGAGAAGCTCTAACCAAATGTTAGGCCTTTTCCTAACAGAGAATTGAGACCAagtgtgttttggggaggaggCAGTAGGAAAGTAGTGTGTTTTACTTTGCAGCCTATTACTCCTGTCAGAAGCGGCAGCATCACCTTTGGTTGGTTTGCCATAGTTTGTCAACTTTGTCCTTTTATGAATGATGACTTCGGGCAGTACTTCTTGCATGTGCAGTTACTTCACAGTGACCTTGGAAAATGCTTCTGCTCCtagcttttctggaaaaaatcaGCTTAATTGCAGGGCATTGACCACAGACTTCTATTCACATTGCAAATGGATATTCAGACTGCAGTTTGAGCATACTTGAGAGTGCTCTTCTGTTCCACCCATTTTCCCCAATGAATTAACTTGCAAGTGACATTAATTAGAGCCCATCCTTCTAATGGGCACTTCACTTCCATAGTTGCACTCAGTTCCTCACTGGCTTGCTTTACTTTCATGCAGTTCCTCCCTTCAGTGTGCCCTCTGAGTCATTGCTACTGTG
Coding sequences:
- the MOCS2 gene encoding molybdopterin synthase sulfur carrier subunit, which gives rise to MRCQVSVLYFARSAELVGLRSETLSVPRRITSLQLWEEIVKVHPRLAVIRDQVVFAVRQEYVLLGDQLLVLQPGDEVAVIPPISGG